The genomic stretch TGAATACTCATGTAAAGCCCTTATCCTTGTACTTGTAATTGCTGTTGTTCATCCCGATCAGGATAGAACCATGTGGTGGCAATGTCTGCATGTAACATACCCAGCTCACTTTGCAAGTGATCCATCAAGGTATGTACCTGCCCTTCTGGTAGCAGACTGGGAATATCCTGTTCCTCTAGGTACTCAATCAGGCGTTGCTGCATAACCAGCGGCATTTCAGGCTCAGGCAATTGGTTGAGATAATGCCCGGTCGCCTTGATGGTGTAATACAGGGAACGCGGAAAGTCCCCGTCCATCATCAGGAAAGGCAACACATCGCTACCCTTGACCCGTGAACGCACCCGTTGCTGATACATCTGCCGCGCACTCAGGGCTTGCAGCAGGTTAGTCCAGAGGATGCCTTCGTATTTGCGCAAGTTGTTGCTGCGGCTTTTCGATAGCAGCAAAGAACCCATTTCTAGAATACGGCTGGTCATGTCCGCCCGTTCCAAATACTTGCCCACCTGCATGAAGCGGTAAGTATTGTCGCGGCTCATGTGACCGTCGATGATCCCCCGGATAGTCTGGCACTGCTTGAGCAAAGTGCGCAGCAGGTTTTGCCGGGAATGGCGGCTGCTAATGGAAGACAGCGAATTATTCATAATAATGTGGGTCTGGTTAACCTGTTCCCACGTTGCATCCGGCAATAAATCCAGTGAAGTACGCACATTTTCACGCACACTCAGGAACAAACTGGCCAAAGAGCCGGGGTTCCTCTTATCAGCGATCAGGAAGCGCATGATATTTTCTTCGCTAGCCTCCTTGCCGTAGTGCTCACGGAACAACTCATCTGCGTTGAACAGCTTGATCAACGTATACCAGTTAATTTCCATATCACCCGGCAAATCCATCAAGAGCGAGGTGTGAACATTCAACAGGCGGGCAACATTTTCAGTCCGTTCCAGATAGCGAGACATCCAGTAAACCCTTTCCGCAACACGTGATAGCATCATACCTCATCCTCCTGCCCGTCAGTCTCTGGGGTCTTTTCATCATCCACAATCCACGTATCCTTGCTCCCCCCACCTTGTGAAGAGTTCACCACCAGTGAGCCTTTCACTAGGGCTACACGGGTAAGGCCACCGGGTGTCACGTAAATATCCGAACCGCTCAGAATAAACGGACGCAAATCCAGATGACGTGGCTCAATCGCCCCATCCTCCGTACACGTCGGCGTCACCGACAGATTCAAGGTCGGCTGGGCAATGTAGTTATTGGGGTTTTCCTGAATCAGTTTACGGAATTCTTCCACTTGTGCAGCCGTAGAATGCGGGCCAACCAGCATCCCGTAACCACCAGACTCATTCGCTGGCTTCACTACTAATTCCGCCAGATGTTCCAGCACGTATTCGCGCTCTTCCGGGCGACGACACACCCAAGTCGGCACATTCGGCAAGGAAGGTTCTTCATTGAGGTAATAACGGATCAAGTCAGGCACATAAGCGTAAATGACTTTATCATCCGCCACCCCACAGCCGGGGGCATTGGCAATGGCGACTTTGCCCGCTTTCCAGGAGCGCATAATTCCAGGAACACCGAGGATGGAATCTTCTCGGAATACTTCAGGGTCAATGAACTCGTCGTCGATACGGCGGTAAATCACATCTACCCGCTCCAAGCCCTGAATGGTTTTCATGTAGACGTAATCGTCTTTGCCTACCATCAAGTCGGCACCTTCAAGCAATACTAACCCGGCTTGTTGCGCTAAGAATGCGTGCTCAAAGTAAGCTGAGTTGTAAATACCCGGCGTCATCAGCGCGATGGTTGGGCGCTCCAATTCAGGGCGCAACGAGGCCAGCATTTCATACAAGTGGGAAGGGTAATCGCGCACCGGGCGAATCGGTAATTTGTTGAATATTTCCGGCAGCACCCTTTTGGTGATATTCCGGTTTTCCAGCATGTAAGCCACACCAGAAGGTACGCGCAGATTGTCTTCCAGCACATACATCACGCCATCGCTATGCCGTACCAGATCGGAACCGCAAATATTCGCCCAGACACCGTGAGGGGGCGTAATACCGACACACGCTTCACGATAACCTTTCGACTGCATCACAACGTCTGCGGGAATTACGCCATCCTTAATGGCCTTACCGCCGTTATACACGTCTTGAATGAACATATTCAGTGCACGGATACGCTGCTTAAGCCCCATTTCGGTGCGATCCCATTCATTGCCGGGAATCACACGCGGAATCACATCAAACGGCCAAGCGCGGTCAATATTGCCCGCGTCGCTATAAACCGTGAAGCTAATACCCATTTCGCGGATAACAGCTTCGGACTCATCCACACAACGCTTAAATCCGGTAGCAGAGAAATTACGCAGATATTCAACAAGCTTGTAACTGGATTGGCGCGGCTGATGCTTGGCTGCAATCAGCTCATCGTAGAAGGGTTGGGGGTCGTAGGCATTCCATTTTTCTTTCATATATTGTCCATGAGGTAATGGCTTAGAATAAATTAACCCATTCAACAGGTTACTTACTAAGTTGTAGCCTGCAAGATATATGCCTATTGCATGAGAAAACGTTCGATTATTTTTATTAGGTGAGCATATTATAACAGAAAAAATCGAATAACGGGGGAAAGCCCTCTCCAGCGCCGGAGAGAGCCTCGCCGAAATGGCTTATTCGACCACAGAAACCTTGTTCATCATGATTGGCTGCACAGGCACATCGCCATGTGGGCCAACGTTGCCTGTTTTCACTTTAACAATGTCGTCAACCACATCCATACCTTCAACCACTTTACCGAAAACGGCATAGCCCCAGCCTTGTGGTGTTTCGGAACGGAAGTTCAGGAAATCGTTATTGCTAACATTGATAAAGAACTGTGAAGAAGCCGAATGCGGGTCATTAGTACGTGCCATGGCTAACGTACCACGGTCGTTTTTCAAACCGTTGTTGGCTTCGTTTTTCACAGGTGGGCGCTTGTCCGCTTTTTCTTGCATGGTTTCCAGCATACCGCCGCCTTGCACCATGAAGCCGGGAATGACGCGGTGGAAAATAGTGCCGTTGTAAAAACCTTCGTTGACATAAGCCAGAATGTTTTCAACCGTTTTGGGTGCGGCTTTCGCATCCAATTCGATTTTGATATTGCCTTTGGTGGTCTCGATCAGAATAGTGGACATTTTATCTCCAGATGTAGCTTGATCAGCGGGCTTCTCGGCAGCATTCTCATCGGCTGCAAAACCGACAGAAGCTGTAAGCGCCAGCATCATTGCAAAAAAAATGGTAAAAAGATGTTTCATCGTATGGTTGCCCTGTATTTGTTAGTGTTCAGACGGTGCGCATAATACCGCGCACCCTCTGTTTTTCCAAATAAACAATTACGGTAATTCAACCTTGAGCGCTGGCTGCCAACCTGCTTTACGGTGTTCGACGATAACAGTGGTGTAGACCCCGCCGCGCACATTCCACACCCCAGTCAGGCGCATAAAACGCGGGTCGGTTGCTGCCACCAGATCTTCCAAAATCTTGTTGGTCACGGCTTCGTGGAAAGCCCCCTCTTCGCGGTAGCTCCACATATAAAGCTTGAGGGATTTCAACTCCACACACTTCTCATCCGCCACGTATTCAATTTTGAACTGGGCGAAATCCGGCTGCCCGGTTTTAGGGCAGATGCAGGTGAATTCCGGCAAGTCGATGCGGATGGTGTAATCACGCTGCGGATTAGGGTTTGGGAAGGTTTCAAGTTCCTTGCTGGGGCGTGTGGACATGGTTGCTCCTGTATTACCCAATAAACAGTTGGGCGGATGTTAAAAAAACGTAGGTTTATACTACGACATACCGTTTGTCCAGAATCCTTTTTGTCGCCTCGCACTGGCATCCTATCAAGAGGCTGTTACAATAGCCCCGCCTTGCAGGTAGCAGCGGCTTCATCAACCGGAGACAGGCAATGTTACGATTTTTCGGCTTTGCAGATGGCAGGCTGCTCGAACACAAACTGAGTGCTGACCTGCTGGACTACGCCACTTCCCATACCGGCTGGATTGACGCTCAGGATACGTCTGACGAAGAGCGCGACCGCCTCGAAATCTTGCTGCATACCGAATTGCCAGAATCGGATGATGTCGAGGAAATCGAATCTTCTGCCCGCTATTTCATTGATAGCAGCGGCATCCACGTGCATTCCCTGTTTGTGACCCAAAGCGAAGGGCGCATGGATACCACCACCGTAGCCTTCATTCTCCAACCAGATCGACTCATTACCGTGCGCGAACAGGAACTGGCAGATTTCCGCTTATTGAGAATGCGGGCGCGGCGTGGGCAAGTCGAAGTACGCAGCCCCCGGCATTTGCTGCTGACCATGTTTGAGCAAAAAGTCGAAAACCTTGCGGATACCATCGAAGACTTACACCATGAGCTAGAAATCACCAGTCACAAAGTTCTCGAAGAAACCGATACCGATCTGGAAAGCGCCATCGACGACCTTGCCGCACTGGAAGACAGCAACGGTAAAGTGCGTCTGTGCTTGATGGATACCCAGCGCTCCATCTCCTTCCTGCAACGCCACCTGCGCGATACTCAGGCAGCTCAGGAAATTATCCCGGAAATCATCCGCGACATTGAAACCCTGATGTCACACACCACCTTCCTGTTCGACAAAATCAACTTCTTGATGGGCACTACCCAAGGCTTCATCAATATCGAGCAAAACAAAATTATCAAAATGTTTTCGATTGCTGCCGTGGTATTCCTGCCGCCGACATTGGTGGCCAGTTTGTACGGAATGAACTTCCGGGTGATGCCGGAGCTGGATTGGGTCTTTGGCTACCCGATGGCGATTGGTTTAATGATTTTGGCGGGAGTCATGCCCTACTGGTATTTCAAACGTAAGGGCTGGATCTAGGGGACAGAAGGCGAAGAGGGCGCACACGGAGGGCGCCCCTACGGTTCTTATTTGCCGACTCGCTCGCGCACGGCTTGCGCCAGCAGGTGCACGGTCATCGCATAATAGTTGCTGTGATTGTAACGGGTAATCACGTAGAAGTTTTTGTAACCCACCCACGGCTCTTTATAGCCATTCGGCACCGTGCTTAACGCCAGCAAATGCACCGGGCCTGAGGAACCTTTGCCATACTTGGGTGCAACCCCCATGCGACTCAGGTCAGACATGGAATATTTGACTTTGAAACCATCCGGCACATTGGCGTAGGTATTGGAGCTGACCTGTGCAGGTACGGCAACTTCCCCACCCTGTTGCCAGCCGTGTTTGGCGAAGTAATTGGCAACGCTACCAATCGCATCGTGTGGATTCCACAGATCCCGCACGCCATCACCATCGAAGTCGACCGCATAACCGTGGAAACTGCTAGGCATGAACTGACCATACCCCATTGCACCCGCGAAAGAACCTTTGGGCGACAGCGGATCCATACGCTCGCTACGGGTCATGAGCATGTAGTTTTTCAACTCATCAAAAAAGAACTTGCTACGGCGCTGGTTAACAATCGCCGACGTGGTAAGCGCATCAATAACCCGATGCTTGCCGAGGATACGCCCCCAACGGGTTTCCACGCCCATGATACCAATGATGTATTCTGCCGGAACCCCGTATTGCTGTTGCGCCCGCTGCAAATAAGGTGCATTTTGCTGCCAGAATGCTACACCACGTTGCACATTCGCAGCCGTCACGAAACGGTCACGGTAAGCATTCCAGCCTTTTGGGCTACCGGGGTCAGAACTGGTACTCGCCCACAACCGGGCTACATCATCACGGTTACGTACCTGAGAAAATACACCGTACAGGTAGTTACGATCAAACCCTTGGGTACGCACCATATTGTCGATGAACCCCAGCAAACTCGAATTACCGGCAAAATCACCACTCAACGCCCCTGCTGAATAATGACCAACCCCTTTACCCCCATAGCTAACAACCTGTGCCTGATCAGCCTTAGGCTTAGGCTGTACCACCGGTTTCTGAACCACTTGCTGGGAACTGGAACTGTTGTCCGCTGTTTCCGGTTTTTCTGGCGTCGAGCTACACGCCCCCAAACTCAACGCCAATAATGCCACCGCGCCCCGGGCAAAAGAATTCCTTGGCAAATACATGAAAGCCTCCAACATAGACTAAAATTATTTTAACTAATAAACAGACTAATAGTCTAGCACGCCAATAACAGCTTAAAAAGGTCTCATATTACCGATGTCATCCAAAGGAATCATGTTGCTAGACTCCTCTGCAAAGGGCGGAACCTGATTAGCAATCGCGTCGCTAACCGTTACCGGGTCTGGCATACTGATGGATGGAAACTGCCAACCGCCCGGCATACGCCCCATATCGTAGGGCGCATTGATCATTTTATCAAAAGCATCGCCGGTAAAATCGGTATAAAAATCAGGCCAGATATAACGGGTATCCCCCCACGGCTTGACTACCTTTTTCTGCGGGACAGGCGGACGCATCGGGTAAGCAGGCATCATCCGTTGCTGCTGCATCATGTAAGGGTTATAGGCTTGCTGTTGCTGTGCGTAAGGCTGTTGCGCATAAGGGTAGTAACCCTGCGTATACCCCGGATAAGCGTAGTTCTGGTAAGGGCTATACGTGTTCTGGTAAGTATTGGGGTAATAGGCAGTAGCTGGCGCTTGCTGCATATAGGCCTGATTCGGGAAGCGCGGCCCCGGTTGCGCTACCCCCGGATACTGAACCTGATTACTGTTCATCGCCTGAGGTGGAAAAGTCAAAGTTTGTGGTGCTGCTGGATCTTGCGCTTGCACATGGCCTACTGCCAAGAGTGTTGCCGCCAGCATTATACGTTGTGGTGTTTTCATGAGATCACGACCTGACAGTGTTAATATTGGAAAGGTATCAGAGTAAGAAGAATACCAGACATGCCCTATAAAATCGCGACTACCTATGAAAAGAAAGGATTACCGCATGACCGCTAAACTCGACCCTATTGCCGCCAGCCACGCCCTGCACGCCGATATGCAGCAATGGCGGCGCGATATTCACCAACACCCGGAAACGGCTTACGAAGAATTCCGCACCAGCGAACAGGTGGCGCAACGTTTACGCGCCTTAGGTTTGGACGTGCATACCGGCATTGGCGAAACTGGCGTGGTGGCCGTGCTGCACGGCAAGCACCCCGGCGACAAGCACATTGGGCTACGCGCGGATATGGATGCCCTGCCTCTGACTGAACTGAATACCTTTGCCCATGCTTCGTGCCACCACGGCAAAATGCACGGCTGCGGGCATGATGGGCATACCACCATGCTGCTGGGCGCTGCCACTATTTTGGCGCAAAACCCCGATTTTGCAGGCACGGCTTATTTCATTTTCCAACCTGCCGAAGAGAGCAATGCTGGGGCGAAGCGTATGATTGACCAAGGGCTATTCACACGCTTCCCGATTGCTGAAATCTACGGAATGCATAACTGGCCGGGGATTCCTTCGGGGCAATTTGCAGTACATGCCGGGGCAGTAATGGCTTCCACCGACAGTTTCGATATTGAGATCAAGGGGAATGGTGGTCACGCGGCGATGCCGGATACCTTTACCGACCCTATCCTGGTCGCGGGGCACATTATTACTGCCGCGCAAAGCATCGTGGCTCGTAACCTGAAACCCAGCAATGCCGGTGTCGTTAGCATTACCCGCATGGTTGGCGGCAGTGGTGCTTACAACGTCGTCCCGGAAACGGCTAGCTTACATGGCACAATCCGCAGCCTTGATCCGCAAGACCGTAAGCTGCTCAAGCAACGCCTGCAAACCGTGGTGGAACATATTGCGCAAGCCTTTGATGCCAGCGCCAGCGTGCGTTTTCTGGAAGGCTACCCGGCCACCATCAACCATCACGCCAATGCCGAAGCCTGTTATCAGGTCGCCACTGAACTAGCGGGTGAAGCTGGGGTGCAATGGAATCCGCCTCCCAGCATGGGCGCAGAAGATTTCGCCTACATGCTGGAAGAACGCCCCGGTGCTTACATCTGGATCGGCAACGGTGACGCCACCGAAAGCCGCGCCCTGCACAACCCGCACTACGATTTCAACGACAGTATCTTGCCACTAGGAGCAAGTTACTGGGTGCGGTTAGTGCAGCACTTGTGCCGTTAACATACCCACACCAACGGGGACAGGTTATTTGCCTGCTCCCGTGTGCAAGGCTTTACGCACAGCTTTCATAATGGGGCGACGTTGACCCACAGGCTTTTCCGGTTGGTAATCCAGTCGCAAATGCCACAACATCAACCCGCCCAAGCCATTTTGCTTGATGTAGTCGATTTTTTCTGTCACCGAACGTGGGTCATTGTAGGAAATGAACATGTCGTTGGCAGAGCCCGTATTATTGATACTCAAGTAGGCAGCCCGTGCATCTTTGTCCCAGTGGTAATAGGCCGGTTGGTAGTAGTTCTGCATCAGTTGAGCCACACTATCTAGCGGAGCGCCAGTGATCCAGTCCTGGGGTTGAGTCGTCCATGACTGTTTTGGCTGGGTTACACCATCGCTTGAACCAGTCACTACTCCACCTTTCCACAGGCGCATTTCGAGACTCACCCCCAACCCCAGCTTGCTGGCGGGAATGCCTGCCTCAAGATAGGTGTTGATACTAGCATCAATGGAAGGGTAAGAAGAGCTACTGGAATACAGGGCAGAGTCATGCCAAGTCTGCGTCAGATTGGTATCCACCATGTTGTAAAACATGATATTGATCTGATCAATCATATCCTGATGCCGAGCCAGCAATGTGGCTTCCCGGCCATCGGAACCGCCTGCAATCGTCAGCAAAGGCCGTTCCAGTAAAGGTGTTTTCTTGCCCTTGTCGATGTACTCCTGCTTCATCTTCGCATGGAGTTCGGTGATAAACAGTTCGTAATTGGAATTGACTGCCGATCCCCAAGGTGTAATGGGTTCCAAGTCAATGTCCAAACCATCGTAGCCTTCGTCCAGTATAGCCACCAGACTATTGATCAGCGTTTGCCGGTAGCCTGTATTAGCCAACACATCCCTGTAAATTTCCTGAGGTTCAACCACACTGAACAGGATCGGTACACTGTGGCTATGTGCAGCAGTAATAGCAGCCGCCCTTTTTGTTGGGTTAATATCCTCACTACCGCTCCCTTCAAACTTCAAACTGCCATTGGAGTTCAGATGCGCGGCAAAATGTACAATGTGCGTGACCATCTTCCAATCATCCTCATCCATAAAGGCAATGGAACCATCACTACTTTGCTCATAAGCAGGTAAATAGCCCGTGACCCAAGGTTTGGTAATTTTCTCACCCGCATTGCTGGTGTACGGCAGCACCCATACTGCGATGCTCAACAACAAAGCTGCCAGCGTTTTGACGGTCATGTGCATGGTTTATCCCCAATTCTAAAGCCCTGAAAACCTGTATATTAACTGAATACCGCATCCCATAAAACCAACGAATCAAGATTGCAGGCAAAAACAAGATTCTCTCTAAAATTTAATGTGCGAAATCCCCAAAATAATGGCACTCTTCGTGAACTACTCTACGAGTAGGCCACTCTAAGAAAACACCAGAAATTGGAAAAACGTGGCAAAAGCCCAAAAAACATAATTTTTACTAAGGAGCTATACATGAAAACCGTTACTTATTCACTGAGCGCCCTCGCACTGGCAGCGGCGTTATCTGCTTGCGGTGCCCCTATGAGCAACGCACAAACTGGCGCAATGACAGGTGCAGTCCTCGGTGGCGTTGCGGGTAACCAATTTGGTCAAGGTGAAGGCAAAACGGCAGCCACTATCGTTGGCACAATGGTCGGTAGTGCGGTGGGGGGTCAAGTTGGAACACAACAAGACCGTTACTATCAACAGCCTCAGCAACAGCCAGCACCGTATTACGGTCGGGGCTACTAAGCCTCGTTTCGACTGGCAACCTGCCATCCGGGTTGCCGGTTT from Thiothrix litoralis encodes the following:
- a CDS encoding glycine zipper 2TM domain-containing protein codes for the protein MKTVTYSLSALALAAALSACGAPMSNAQTGAMTGAVLGGVAGNQFGQGEGKTAATIVGTMVGSAVGGQVGTQQDRYYQQPQQQPAPYYGRGY
- the corA gene encoding magnesium/cobalt transporter CorA; amino-acid sequence: MLRFFGFADGRLLEHKLSADLLDYATSHTGWIDAQDTSDEERDRLEILLHTELPESDDVEEIESSARYFIDSSGIHVHSLFVTQSEGRMDTTTVAFILQPDRLITVREQELADFRLLRMRARRGQVEVRSPRHLLLTMFEQKVENLADTIEDLHHELEITSHKVLEETDTDLESAIDDLAALEDSNGKVRLCLMDTQRSISFLQRHLRDTQAAQEIIPEIIRDIETLMSHTTFLFDKINFLMGTTQGFINIEQNKIIKMFSIAAVVFLPPTLVASLYGMNFRVMPELDWVFGYPMAIGLMILAGVMPYWYFKRKGWI
- a CDS encoding peptidylprolyl isomerase, whose protein sequence is MSTILIETTKGNIKIELDAKAAPKTVENILAYVNEGFYNGTIFHRVIPGFMVQGGGMLETMQEKADKRPPVKNEANNGLKNDRGTLAMARTNDPHSASSQFFINVSNNDFLNFRSETPQGWGYAVFGKVVEGMDVVDDIVKVKTGNVGPHGDVPVQPIMMNKVSVVE
- the queF gene encoding preQ(1) synthase, yielding MSTRPSKELETFPNPNPQRDYTIRIDLPEFTCICPKTGQPDFAQFKIEYVADEKCVELKSLKLYMWSYREEGAFHEAVTNKILEDLVAATDPRFMRLTGVWNVRGGVYTTVIVEHRKAGWQPALKVELP
- a CDS encoding alpha-E domain-containing protein; this translates as MMLSRVAERVYWMSRYLERTENVARLLNVHTSLLMDLPGDMEINWYTLIKLFNADELFREHYGKEASEENIMRFLIADKRNPGSLASLFLSVRENVRTSLDLLPDATWEQVNQTHIIMNNSLSSISSRHSRQNLLRTLLKQCQTIRGIIDGHMSRDNTYRFMQVGKYLERADMTSRILEMGSLLLSKSRSNNLRKYEGILWTNLLQALSARQMYQQRVRSRVKGSDVLPFLMMDGDFPRSLYYTIKATGHYLNQLPEPEMPLVMQQRLIEYLEEQDIPSLLPEGQVHTLMDHLQSELGMLHADIATTWFYPDRDEQQQLQVQG
- a CDS encoding M20 aminoacylase family protein, translating into MTAKLDPIAASHALHADMQQWRRDIHQHPETAYEEFRTSEQVAQRLRALGLDVHTGIGETGVVAVLHGKHPGDKHIGLRADMDALPLTELNTFAHASCHHGKMHGCGHDGHTTMLLGAATILAQNPDFAGTAYFIFQPAEESNAGAKRMIDQGLFTRFPIAEIYGMHNWPGIPSGQFAVHAGAVMASTDSFDIEIKGNGGHAAMPDTFTDPILVAGHIITAAQSIVARNLKPSNAGVVSITRMVGGSGAYNVVPETASLHGTIRSLDPQDRKLLKQRLQTVVEHIAQAFDASASVRFLEGYPATINHHANAEACYQVATELAGEAGVQWNPPPSMGAEDFAYMLEERPGAYIWIGNGDATESRALHNPHYDFNDSILPLGASYWVRLVQHLCR
- the mltB gene encoding lytic murein transglycosylase B — translated: MYLPRNSFARGAVALLALSLGACSSTPEKPETADNSSSSQQVVQKPVVQPKPKADQAQVVSYGGKGVGHYSAGALSGDFAGNSSLLGFIDNMVRTQGFDRNYLYGVFSQVRNRDDVARLWASTSSDPGSPKGWNAYRDRFVTAANVQRGVAFWQQNAPYLQRAQQQYGVPAEYIIGIMGVETRWGRILGKHRVIDALTTSAIVNQRRSKFFFDELKNYMLMTRSERMDPLSPKGSFAGAMGYGQFMPSSFHGYAVDFDGDGVRDLWNPHDAIGSVANYFAKHGWQQGGEVAVPAQVSSNTYANVPDGFKVKYSMSDLSRMGVAPKYGKGSSGPVHLLALSTVPNGYKEPWVGYKNFYVITRYNHSNYYAMTVHLLAQAVRERVGK
- a CDS encoding circularly permuted type 2 ATP-grasp protein, which codes for MKEKWNAYDPQPFYDELIAAKHQPRQSSYKLVEYLRNFSATGFKRCVDESEAVIREMGISFTVYSDAGNIDRAWPFDVIPRVIPGNEWDRTEMGLKQRIRALNMFIQDVYNGGKAIKDGVIPADVVMQSKGYREACVGITPPHGVWANICGSDLVRHSDGVMYVLEDNLRVPSGVAYMLENRNITKRVLPEIFNKLPIRPVRDYPSHLYEMLASLRPELERPTIALMTPGIYNSAYFEHAFLAQQAGLVLLEGADLMVGKDDYVYMKTIQGLERVDVIYRRIDDEFIDPEVFREDSILGVPGIMRSWKAGKVAIANAPGCGVADDKVIYAYVPDLIRYYLNEEPSLPNVPTWVCRRPEEREYVLEHLAELVVKPANESGGYGMLVGPHSTAAQVEEFRKLIQENPNNYIAQPTLNLSVTPTCTEDGAIEPRHLDLRPFILSGSDIYVTPGGLTRVALVKGSLVVNSSQGGGSKDTWIVDDEKTPETDGQEDEV
- a CDS encoding glycosyl hydrolase family 18 protein, which translates into the protein MHMTVKTLAALLLSIAVWVLPYTSNAGEKITKPWVTGYLPAYEQSSDGSIAFMDEDDWKMVTHIVHFAAHLNSNGSLKFEGSGSEDINPTKRAAAITAAHSHSVPILFSVVEPQEIYRDVLANTGYRQTLINSLVAILDEGYDGLDIDLEPITPWGSAVNSNYELFITELHAKMKQEYIDKGKKTPLLERPLLTIAGGSDGREATLLARHQDMIDQINIMFYNMVDTNLTQTWHDSALYSSSSSYPSIDASINTYLEAGIPASKLGLGVSLEMRLWKGGVVTGSSDGVTQPKQSWTTQPQDWITGAPLDSVAQLMQNYYQPAYYHWDKDARAAYLSINNTGSANDMFISYNDPRSVTEKIDYIKQNGLGGLMLWHLRLDYQPEKPVGQRRPIMKAVRKALHTGAGK